From a single Planctellipticum variicoloris genomic region:
- a CDS encoding class I SAM-dependent methyltransferase has protein sequence MKNSVILLLVFGLAACTAGCGRPKEAFVAGVNNDAASNREPWQRGAPGRAAHAKHGDHGHHHGFANPAELAKTWNDPERDTWQHPEEIVAALALKPGMTVADIGAGTGYMAVRLSRAVGKEGTVIAIDAEAAMINYLASRRDDLGPAEIVPRKVGMDDPELQSDSVECVLTLDTWHHIRGREAYARKVHEGLKRGGRFVVVDWEVDADSGPPAEMRIGSGRVMKELELAGFRGEIVTESMPRHYMVVGHKD, from the coding sequence ATGAAGAACAGTGTCATTCTATTGCTCGTTTTCGGGCTGGCAGCCTGCACCGCAGGGTGCGGCCGGCCGAAGGAGGCTTTCGTGGCGGGAGTCAACAACGACGCGGCCAGCAATCGGGAGCCCTGGCAACGAGGAGCGCCCGGCCGGGCAGCGCATGCCAAGCATGGAGATCACGGACATCATCACGGCTTTGCCAACCCTGCGGAACTTGCGAAGACGTGGAACGATCCTGAACGGGACACGTGGCAGCACCCGGAGGAAATCGTCGCGGCGCTGGCTCTGAAGCCGGGGATGACGGTCGCAGACATTGGTGCAGGGACGGGTTATATGGCGGTCCGCCTCAGCCGTGCGGTAGGCAAAGAGGGGACGGTTATCGCCATCGACGCCGAGGCGGCGATGATCAATTATCTGGCGAGTCGCCGAGATGACCTGGGGCCGGCGGAGATCGTGCCGCGGAAGGTGGGCATGGACGATCCTGAGTTACAGTCCGACAGCGTGGAGTGCGTGTTGACTCTGGACACCTGGCACCACATTCGGGGGCGGGAAGCCTACGCCCGGAAGGTTCACGAGGGGCTGAAGCGGGGGGGGCGATTTGTCGTGGTGGATTGGGAGGTGGATGCCGATTCGGGGCCGCCTGCTGAGATGCGAATTGGATCGGGGCGAGTCATGAAGGAACTCGAACTGGCGGGCTTTCGGGGGGAGATTGTGACTGAGTCGATGCCGCGACATTACATGGTCGTCGGACACAAGGACTGA
- a CDS encoding SRPBCC family protein has translation MPTNTIRLHRVFNTSPEKLYRAFLDADAMVKWLPPNGFTGKVHELDATVNGRYRMSFTNFGTGHSHSFGGKYLELTPHERIRHTDEFDDPNLPGEMQTTITLRKVSCGTEVHIVQEGVPEAIPPEACYLGWQESLILLAKLVEPEIPDAPNP, from the coding sequence ATGCCAACCAACACGATCCGACTTCACCGCGTCTTCAACACCTCCCCCGAAAAGCTCTATCGCGCATTCCTCGACGCGGACGCGATGGTCAAGTGGCTGCCCCCCAACGGCTTCACCGGCAAAGTTCACGAACTCGACGCCACCGTCAACGGCCGCTACCGGATGTCGTTCACGAATTTCGGCACGGGCCACAGCCACTCCTTCGGCGGTAAATACCTCGAACTGACGCCGCACGAACGCATCCGGCACACCGACGAGTTCGACGACCCGAACCTCCCCGGAGAAATGCAGACCACCATCACGCTCCGGAAAGTCTCCTGCGGAACCGAAGTGCACATCGTGCAGGAAGGCGTCCCCGAAGCAATTCCTCCCGAAGCCTGTTATCTCGGCTGGCAGGAATCCCTGATCCTCCTCGCCAAACTCGTCGAGCCCGAAATTCCCGACGCCCCGAATCCTTGA
- a CDS encoding MotA/TolQ/ExbB proton channel family protein: protein MGLLLPSNRTASWFCLFLVLAAAATPSWHASARAQETQPPSAAPAAATPSGESAESQSSLMWLIETSGWIGLVLLILSIYFLAKVIQLFLVLRPEVVAPEALSQQFGTLLQSRDFNGIFKSAKESESALGAMVSAGLLEMQSGIDPAREAVERVGELTTIEMEKSISMLAVLGSLGPMIGLLGTLKGMIASFSVIAMSDTQLRPSEVAGGISEALVLTFEGVGLSVPAIYFFALFKNRVASLATGAQFQADDLIRQVYAAARSKTAG from the coding sequence ATGGGTTTGCTTCTGCCCTCGAATCGCACTGCTTCGTGGTTCTGCCTGTTCCTGGTACTGGCAGCGGCGGCGACTCCGTCGTGGCACGCGTCGGCGCGTGCTCAGGAGACGCAGCCTCCATCCGCCGCTCCGGCTGCTGCAACGCCCTCCGGCGAATCTGCGGAGTCCCAGTCCTCGCTGATGTGGCTGATCGAAACATCGGGCTGGATCGGCCTGGTGCTCCTGATTTTGTCGATCTACTTTCTGGCCAAAGTGATTCAGCTCTTCCTGGTCTTGCGGCCGGAAGTCGTCGCCCCCGAGGCGCTGTCGCAGCAATTCGGAACATTGCTGCAATCGCGGGACTTTAACGGGATCTTTAAGTCCGCCAAGGAGAGCGAGTCGGCTCTGGGGGCGATGGTCTCCGCCGGCCTGCTGGAGATGCAGTCGGGGATCGATCCGGCCCGGGAGGCGGTCGAGCGCGTCGGCGAACTCACCACGATCGAGATGGAGAAGAGCATCAGCATGCTGGCGGTGCTGGGATCGCTCGGACCGATGATCGGTCTGCTCGGGACGCTGAAAGGGATGATCGCCAGCTTCAGCGTGATCGCCATGTCCGATACACAGCTCAGGCCCAGCGAGGTTGCGGGCGGGATCTCGGAAGCGCTGGTCCTCACGTTCGAAGGCGTCGGACTGTCCGTTCCTGCGATCTACTTCTTCGCGCTTTTCAAGAACCGCGTGGCATCGCTGGCGACCGGCGCTCAGTTTCAAGCGGACGATCTGATCCGGCAGGTTTATGCCGCGGCCCGCAGCAAGACCGCCGGCTGA
- a CDS encoding ExbD/TolR family protein produces the protein MSAHNSEGAEPNLTPILDMVFQLVTFFMLVINFKGATLDLSLKLPVLGSARPLDSRSGKDPIVLNIDSEGVVKIFGAPVDLDQYLTREARLLRSLQGPAAAAGALDTPVVIRADRSVTFHLLNHVITTCQKHGFYHYQLSAMTREEQR, from the coding sequence ATGTCGGCTCACAACAGCGAAGGCGCAGAGCCCAATCTGACGCCAATCCTGGACATGGTCTTCCAACTGGTCACCTTTTTCATGCTGGTGATCAACTTCAAGGGGGCGACGCTGGATCTGTCGCTGAAGCTCCCCGTCCTGGGGTCAGCGCGGCCCCTGGACTCCCGGTCGGGGAAAGATCCAATCGTGCTCAACATCGATTCCGAGGGGGTCGTCAAAATCTTCGGCGCGCCGGTCGATCTCGATCAGTATCTCACGCGCGAAGCGCGGCTCCTCAGGTCGCTGCAGGGACCCGCCGCGGCGGCCGGCGCTCTCGACACGCCGGTCGTCATCCGGGCGGACCGATCCGTCACGTTTCATCTGTTGAATCACGTGATCACGACGTGCCAGAAGCATGGCTTTTATCACTACCAGTTGAGCGCCATGACGCGCGAGGAGCAACGCTGA
- a CDS encoding ExbD/TolR family protein, whose product MKRRRVRRRHRDTGEVQLNLAAMLDMAFQLLTFFILTFRPAPIEGQLAVNLPPPVVQTKVEAPSDASDSAGSGEDSLKTIFIHVTADDAGETQQVRIVDGVVSNGPLDDAQLRSIHRRLESFFSIGKVPFDRVQIAVDGRLRYSELMKLVDVATRQKLADGTFLQKISFMEAGP is encoded by the coding sequence ATGAAGCGCCGTCGCGTACGTCGTCGACATCGAGATACCGGAGAGGTGCAGCTCAACCTGGCGGCCATGCTGGACATGGCCTTTCAGTTGCTGACGTTTTTCATTCTGACGTTTCGGCCAGCCCCGATCGAAGGGCAACTGGCGGTCAATCTTCCGCCTCCGGTCGTGCAGACGAAGGTGGAGGCCCCGTCCGACGCTTCCGACAGTGCGGGGAGCGGCGAAGACAGCCTGAAAACCATCTTCATACACGTGACAGCCGATGACGCCGGCGAGACGCAACAGGTGCGGATTGTCGACGGAGTGGTGTCGAACGGCCCGTTGGACGATGCGCAGTTGCGGTCGATTCATCGCCGACTGGAATCGTTCTTCAGCATCGGAAAAGTCCCGTTTGATCGAGTCCAGATTGCGGTCGACGGACGCCTGCGCTACTCGGAACTGATGAAGCTCGTCGATGTGGCAACGCGGCAGAAGCTGGCCGACGGCACTTTCCTGCAGAAGATCAGTTTCATGGAGGCTGGTCCATAA
- a CDS encoding DUF1501 domain-containing protein: MPGSRLDHRKITIPRRRFLATGGALGLSLPGLLSAQVAAATRNTASPAKIKACIVVFYYGGPSHLDTYDLKPDAPADIRGEFSPISTSVPGLQICEHLPHMAKLMHKVCLIRSMHHTNRLHDSASTEALTGRQSPQGDREEFAPIAQFFPCHAATLTHLRHDPTIEVPHAALPWAFRNVIEVPCQAGGFLGPSYAPLQIDVNVESKTYSAGALSAPPGRPTSPLDLRRQLLSRLEDQRRGPVAPTDSNAWSLAYDKACRLLEAVELRQALDLSREDVRLRDKYGYGPAPLSVGEGGGGGNGAELAYGRQMRGQNLLLARRLVEAGVPFVNVYDFRQQGQNWDAHFKCFNQHKTHLLPLADQSLAALIEDLDQRGLLDSTLVVAMGEFGRTPRINGDGGRDHWPDCYSLLLAGGGVQGGLVHGSSDAFGEFPATDPVTPADLAATIYSRFGLDAQTEIHDQTGRPWRIADGMPLTQLFGDA; this comes from the coding sequence ATGCCTGGCAGTCGGCTGGATCATCGCAAAATCACAATTCCCCGTCGGCGCTTTCTTGCCACGGGAGGCGCCCTCGGTCTCTCCCTTCCCGGCCTGTTGTCCGCCCAGGTCGCAGCGGCCACGCGCAATACCGCGAGCCCCGCGAAGATCAAAGCCTGCATCGTCGTCTTCTACTACGGCGGTCCGAGCCACCTCGACACCTACGACTTGAAGCCGGATGCTCCCGCCGACATCCGGGGCGAATTCTCGCCCATTTCAACCTCGGTTCCCGGTCTGCAGATCTGCGAGCACCTGCCGCACATGGCGAAGCTGATGCATAAAGTCTGCCTCATCCGCAGCATGCATCACACGAATCGCCTGCACGATTCGGCCTCGACCGAGGCCCTCACCGGCCGGCAGTCGCCGCAGGGAGACCGCGAAGAGTTCGCACCCATCGCGCAGTTCTTCCCCTGCCACGCGGCGACTCTGACGCATTTGCGGCACGACCCGACGATTGAAGTGCCGCACGCCGCCCTGCCCTGGGCGTTTCGCAATGTGATCGAGGTCCCGTGTCAGGCGGGGGGCTTCCTGGGGCCGTCGTATGCGCCGCTGCAGATCGACGTGAACGTCGAGTCGAAGACCTACTCCGCCGGGGCGCTCTCCGCACCGCCCGGCCGCCCGACGTCGCCGCTCGATCTGCGCCGGCAGTTGTTGAGTCGACTGGAAGATCAGCGGCGGGGCCCGGTCGCCCCGACCGACAGCAATGCGTGGAGCCTGGCCTACGACAAAGCCTGCCGGCTGCTGGAGGCGGTCGAGCTGCGGCAGGCGCTCGATTTGTCGCGTGAAGATGTCCGTTTGCGCGACAAGTACGGCTACGGCCCTGCTCCGCTGTCCGTCGGTGAAGGGGGCGGCGGCGGGAACGGGGCCGAACTGGCCTATGGACGCCAGATGCGCGGCCAGAATCTGCTGCTGGCCCGTCGGCTGGTCGAAGCCGGAGTTCCGTTTGTGAACGTCTACGACTTCCGCCAGCAGGGGCAGAACTGGGATGCCCATTTCAAGTGCTTCAACCAGCACAAGACCCACCTGCTGCCGCTCGCCGATCAGTCCCTCGCCGCGCTGATCGAAGACCTCGACCAGCGCGGCCTGCTCGATTCGACGCTGGTCGTGGCGATGGGAGAGTTCGGTCGGACGCCCCGCATCAACGGCGATGGGGGGCGGGATCACTGGCCCGACTGTTACTCGCTGCTGCTGGCCGGCGGCGGGGTCCAAGGAGGCCTGGTTCATGGATCGAGCGACGCGTTCGGCGAGTTTCCCGCCACCGATCCTGTGACGCCGGCGGATCTTGCCGCGACGATTTACTCGCGCTTCGGTCTCGACGCGCAGACGGAGATTCACGATCAGACCGGCCGGCCGTGGCGGATTGCGGACGGGATGCCGCTGACGCAGTTGTTCGGGGATGCCTAG
- a CDS encoding ABC transporter permease, translating to MKAASSTPWACWSLFVLTLRRQLLSRQTLACCGLSLLCILIVLAWSRRGEPTAKKLAEQVLVPTFVAFLMPIFAICYGASGIGGEREDRTLIYLLIASLPRSLVYLMKSLAASILVTAWCTGTLLVMCGLAGAPGEDVLPVFLPASLLGGLAYAGLFLLLGATFRHGTIISLVYWFFLEVLFGNLPGIVKRVSVAFYVRCMIYDAGEDMQLGPLSRVAREMFAAVSGTTATVALAATILVLLVAGMLVFERREYRDAS from the coding sequence GTGAAGGCTGCGTCGTCGACTCCCTGGGCCTGCTGGAGCCTGTTCGTGCTCACGCTCCGTCGGCAGCTTCTGTCGCGGCAGACGCTCGCCTGCTGCGGACTGTCGCTCCTCTGCATCCTGATCGTACTCGCCTGGTCCCGGCGGGGGGAGCCGACGGCGAAGAAGCTCGCCGAGCAGGTGCTGGTCCCGACCTTCGTGGCGTTCCTGATGCCGATCTTCGCGATCTGCTACGGGGCCTCGGGCATCGGCGGGGAGCGCGAAGACCGGACGCTGATCTATCTGCTGATCGCGTCGCTGCCGCGGTCGCTGGTCTACCTGATGAAATCGCTGGCCGCCTCGATCCTGGTCACCGCCTGGTGCACCGGGACGCTGCTGGTCATGTGCGGGCTGGCCGGAGCGCCGGGGGAAGACGTCCTCCCCGTCTTCCTGCCGGCGAGCCTGCTGGGCGGGCTCGCGTACGCCGGGCTGTTTCTGCTGCTGGGGGCGACCTTCCGCCACGGAACGATCATCTCGCTGGTCTACTGGTTCTTTCTGGAAGTGCTGTTCGGAAATTTGCCAGGCATCGTCAAACGCGTCTCGGTGGCGTTCTACGTGCGGTGTATGATCTACGACGCAGGCGAGGACATGCAGCTCGGCCCGCTCAGCCGAGTAGCCCGCGAGATGTTCGCGGCGGTGTCGGGAACGACAGCGACGGTTGCGCTCGCGGCGACAATCCTCGTGCTGCTGGTCGCGGGGATGCTGGTGTTCGAGCGCCGCGAGTATCGGGATGCGAGTTGA
- a CDS encoding ABC transporter ATP-binding protein has product MSLRSPGEPPLVEFRGATKWYGAVIGVNDVSLTLQPGISGLLGPNGAGKSTLIKLLTGQLRPSLGEVFVRGASARSATARKSLGYCPDADAFYEEMSGRRFVYTMACLHGLERTLARERTEEVLADVGMLDRADRTLKGCSKGMRQRIKLAQALVHRPEVLIVDEPLNGIDPVGRRELTELFRRCAARGQAVLVSSHILEEMDELADRVVFMGQGRVLAVGTLPELRAMFAEQPSQVRIECRQQRELASRLMQCGQVLGVELTGDAELLLQVARPEEFFRRFAALVVEGGFDIGRLETTDATTEATFAYVMSAAAKF; this is encoded by the coding sequence ATGAGTCTCCGATCTCCGGGCGAACCGCCGCTGGTCGAGTTCCGCGGCGCCACGAAGTGGTACGGAGCGGTCATCGGCGTCAACGACGTCAGCCTGACGCTCCAGCCGGGCATCTCCGGACTCCTCGGGCCAAACGGCGCCGGCAAGTCGACGCTGATCAAACTCCTGACCGGACAGCTACGACCCAGCCTGGGAGAAGTCTTCGTGCGCGGGGCCTCCGCCCGGTCCGCGACCGCCCGCAAATCGCTCGGCTACTGCCCCGACGCGGACGCCTTCTACGAAGAAATGTCCGGCCGGCGGTTCGTTTACACGATGGCCTGTCTCCACGGCCTGGAGCGGACGCTGGCCCGCGAGCGCACCGAAGAAGTCCTCGCCGACGTCGGCATGCTCGATCGGGCTGACCGCACGCTCAAAGGCTGTTCCAAGGGGATGCGGCAGCGGATCAAGCTGGCGCAGGCGCTGGTCCATCGACCGGAAGTGCTGATCGTCGACGAGCCCCTCAACGGCATCGATCCGGTCGGCCGGCGCGAGCTGACCGAGCTCTTCCGCCGCTGTGCCGCGCGCGGCCAGGCCGTTCTCGTTTCGAGCCACATCCTGGAAGAAATGGACGAACTGGCCGACCGCGTCGTCTTCATGGGCCAGGGGCGCGTGCTGGCCGTCGGGACGCTCCCCGAACTGCGGGCCATGTTCGCCGAACAACCGTCGCAGGTCCGGATCGAATGCCGTCAGCAGCGGGAACTGGCTTCCCGGCTGATGCAGTGCGGGCAGGTGCTGGGAGTCGAGTTGACGGGCGATGCGGAACTGCTGCTGCAGGTCGCCCGGCCGGAAGAGTTCTTCCGCCGGTTTGCCGCGCTGGTGGTAGAAGGCGGATTCGATATCGGCCGACTGGAAACCACCGACGCCACGACCGAAGCGACGTTCGCGTATGTCATGTCGGCGGCGGCAAAGTTCTGA